In Polynucleobacter sp. TUM22923, one genomic interval encodes:
- the ftsY gene encoding signal recognition particle-docking protein FtsY has protein sequence MFGLRKTLGSLFASNRLDEAWFDTLEESLILSDVGLPTTDQLISKLRKAAKSEKAASPEVLKALLVQEVSSLLKPLEHPLNPLYADRAKTALEVWLVVGVNGAGKTTTIGKLCRLFQAQGKSVLLAAGDTFRAAARNQLIEWGSRNHVDVITQESGDAAAVAHDSIHAAISRKSDILIIDTAGRLATQDHLMEELKKVKRVIGKALPGAPHETLLILDGNTGQNGLSQVKAFHTALGLTALIVTKLDGTAKGGVICALAHTFNEGTKPAVLALGKGEGIDDLVPFAAEQYATELFN, from the coding sequence ATGTTCGGCCTACGTAAAACCCTCGGATCCCTTTTTGCATCTAACCGCTTGGATGAAGCTTGGTTTGATACCCTAGAAGAATCCCTTATTCTCAGTGATGTAGGTCTGCCAACCACCGACCAGCTCATCAGCAAGTTGCGTAAGGCGGCCAAATCAGAAAAAGCAGCTAGTCCAGAGGTACTTAAAGCATTGTTGGTTCAAGAGGTATCAAGCCTTCTAAAGCCCCTCGAGCACCCATTAAACCCCTTATATGCCGATAGAGCAAAGACCGCTCTAGAAGTATGGCTTGTTGTTGGTGTCAATGGCGCCGGCAAGACTACAACCATCGGCAAGCTGTGCCGCCTATTTCAGGCTCAAGGTAAATCAGTGCTTTTAGCTGCTGGCGATACCTTCAGAGCTGCAGCCCGCAACCAATTGATTGAATGGGGGAGTCGCAATCATGTCGATGTCATTACCCAAGAAAGTGGTGATGCGGCTGCTGTGGCCCATGACTCGATTCATGCAGCCATCTCTCGAAAGAGCGATATTCTCATTATTGATACTGCGGGCAGATTGGCTACCCAAGATCACCTCATGGAAGAGCTCAAGAAGGTTAAAAGAGTGATCGGCAAAGCCCTTCCTGGGGCGCCTCACGAAACTTTGCTCATACTGGATGGCAACACCGGTCAGAACGGCTTAAGTCAGGTGAAGGCCTTTCATACAGCGCTTGGACTGACCGCCTTAATCGTGACTAAGTTAGATGGGACTGCTAAAGGCGGCGTCATTTGCGCTTTGGCTCACACATTCAATGAAGGCACAAAACCTGCTGTTTTAGCCCTAGGCAAAGGTGAGGGTATTGATGACTTAGTGCCCTTTGCGGCCGAACAATATGCTACTGAATTATTCAATTAA
- the rpoH gene encoding RNA polymerase sigma factor RpoH produces the protein MLPSLGVGTLDSYIAYVNRVPMLSAAQELHLAQEFRSTENVDAAKTLVLSHLRLVVSVARQYLGYGIPHADLIQEGNIGLMKAVKRYDPNQGARLVSYAIHWIKAEIHEYILKNWRLVKVATTKAQRKLFFNLRSNKPTLSALTPKEVDALAKALDVKGSDVKEMEMRLAGGDIALEGDDSDDDAAYAPIQWLADNTQEPTEKIAAAATDALHGPQLDQALMRLDERSRNIVQSRWLAMDAEGNGTKTLHDLAGEYGISAERVRQIETAALKKMRGMLQAQAA, from the coding sequence ATGTTGCCATCGCTCGGAGTTGGCACACTAGACTCTTATATCGCTTACGTGAACCGCGTTCCAATGCTCAGTGCAGCACAAGAGCTGCATCTGGCACAAGAGTTCCGTAGCACTGAAAACGTAGACGCAGCTAAAACTCTCGTGTTGTCGCACTTACGCTTAGTAGTTTCTGTCGCTCGTCAATATTTGGGCTATGGCATTCCCCATGCAGATCTCATCCAAGAAGGCAATATCGGCCTCATGAAGGCGGTCAAGCGCTACGACCCTAATCAAGGTGCACGCTTAGTCTCTTATGCCATCCACTGGATTAAGGCAGAAATTCATGAGTACATCCTTAAAAATTGGCGTTTGGTTAAGGTGGCAACAACCAAGGCACAACGTAAATTATTCTTTAACTTACGCAGCAATAAGCCCACACTCAGTGCGCTAACCCCTAAGGAAGTTGACGCTCTAGCAAAAGCATTGGACGTAAAAGGTTCTGATGTGAAAGAAATGGAAATGCGCCTTGCTGGTGGCGATATTGCTCTAGAAGGTGACGATAGCGATGATGATGCAGCTTATGCGCCGATTCAGTGGCTTGCAGATAACACGCAAGAGCCAACAGAAAAAATAGCGGCAGCGGCAACAGACGCCTTGCATGGCCCGCAACTAGACCAGGCACTGATGCGTCTGGATGAACGCAGTCGTAATATTGTTCAATCTCGTTGGTTAGCAATGGACGCAGAAGGCAACGGCACCAAAACCTTACATGACCTAGCTGGGGAATACGGTATATCTGCTGAGCGTGTGCGTCAAATCGAAACTGCTGCGCTCAAAAAGATGCGTGGCATGTTGCAAGCACAGGCTGCCTGA
- a CDS encoding pitrilysin family protein, with protein MVILQMRSTLLRISFCWLISSQCAWAAPGGTLPDTHEYQLANGLKLIVREDHRAPTVAHMVWYRAGSMDEMNGRTGVAHVLEHMMFKGTDKVKSGEFSRLVAAVGGRENAFTSRDYTAYFQQVEKSKLEDVMKLEADRMSNLNFDDAEFLKEIQVVMEERRLRTEDNPSSLLYESLMATAYMSSPYRHPVIGWMNDLENMKATDARDWYRSWYTPNNATVVITGDVDPLAVLKSVEKFYGVATPKELPVRKPQVEPIQKGVKQVQVKAAADSAQLAMAWKVPKLHPGMLDDVEPYALELLTAVLDGYDNARLNRTLVKQERVVDNVGVGYDMISRGPELFLIQASLAKGKTVSQAEMSIRKALKELVDKGILDSELQRIKVRILSEQIYKRDSIFGQAMEIGTTEIAGFSWRDIDRMLDKMQTITPAQVQAVAKKYLVDEGLTIAVLDPQVRQSVETKQGAK; from the coding sequence ATGGTGATCTTACAGATGCGCTCCACTTTACTGCGAATTTCTTTCTGCTGGTTGATATCCAGTCAATGTGCCTGGGCAGCACCCGGCGGTACTTTGCCAGATACCCATGAGTATCAACTCGCCAATGGCTTAAAGCTAATCGTACGAGAGGATCATCGTGCTCCGACAGTCGCCCACATGGTCTGGTATCGCGCAGGCTCTATGGACGAGATGAATGGTCGAACAGGTGTAGCCCACGTACTTGAGCACATGATGTTCAAAGGTACGGATAAAGTGAAGTCGGGGGAGTTTTCTCGCTTGGTTGCTGCTGTAGGTGGCCGAGAAAATGCCTTTACTTCGCGAGATTACACTGCCTATTTTCAACAGGTAGAAAAATCAAAATTAGAGGATGTGATGAAGCTTGAGGCTGATCGCATGAGCAATCTCAATTTTGATGATGCTGAATTTTTGAAAGAAATTCAGGTGGTGATGGAGGAGCGTCGTTTACGTACTGAAGATAATCCCAGCAGTCTTCTTTATGAATCTCTCATGGCCACAGCTTATATGAGCTCACCGTATCGTCATCCAGTAATAGGTTGGATGAACGACCTAGAAAATATGAAAGCAACTGATGCGCGAGATTGGTATCGTAGTTGGTATACCCCTAACAATGCAACTGTGGTGATCACCGGTGATGTTGATCCACTCGCCGTATTAAAGTCTGTTGAAAAGTTTTACGGTGTCGCAACACCTAAAGAGTTGCCAGTGCGCAAACCGCAGGTGGAGCCGATTCAAAAAGGGGTCAAGCAAGTTCAAGTAAAAGCAGCTGCAGATAGTGCTCAGTTAGCCATGGCTTGGAAGGTGCCTAAATTACATCCGGGAATGCTAGATGATGTAGAGCCTTATGCATTGGAATTACTGACAGCAGTGCTAGACGGCTATGACAATGCACGCCTGAATCGTACTCTGGTCAAGCAAGAGCGGGTTGTCGATAATGTCGGAGTTGGGTATGACATGATTTCAAGAGGACCTGAGCTATTTTTAATTCAAGCCAGTCTAGCTAAAGGAAAAACAGTATCTCAGGCAGAGATGAGTATTCGCAAGGCGTTAAAAGAGCTTGTAGATAAAGGAATATTGGATTCAGAGCTACAGCGCATCAAAGTAAGAATTCTGTCAGAGCAAATTTATAAGCGTGATTCTATTTTTGGCCAGGCGATGGAAATTGGTACTACAGAAATAGCTGGTTTTTCTTGGCGCGATATTGATCGTATGTTAGATAAGATGCAGACCATCACGCCGGCTCAAGTTCAGGCAGTAGCTAAAAAATATCTAGTGGATGAGGGTCTTACTATTGCGGTACTAGATCCGCAAGTTCGCCAATCAGTTGAGACCAAGCAAGGAGCTAAGTAA